A window of the Cannabis sativa cultivar Pink pepper isolate KNU-18-1 chromosome X, ASM2916894v1, whole genome shotgun sequence genome harbors these coding sequences:
- the LOC115702902 gene encoding uncharacterized protein LOC115702902, whose amino-acid sequence MESVASNSSPSSPPQPTTNHHYRRRRSHNHNYQPFSDRVVRALHHDLRLLHRSDDYSTFFVLGATANVYAVTLSATPYCTCPDRATPCKHILFVLIRGLGLSLHDPCLRRRTLRPCHLTRLLSAPILPECLAGISLRRRFHQLFYDRRGSSSSNVNNNNNAPVTEFDEGTSCPVCLEEMGREERVVACERCRNPIHEECLLTWKRSTGRRWASCVICRARWRDRAAAAINADKYLNLAAYVNDENDDVSAHIGCDDTCSGR is encoded by the coding sequence ATGGAGTCTGTAGCCTCCAACTCCTCACCATCATCCCCACCACAACCAACTACTAACCACCACTATCGCCGCCGCCGAAGCCACAACCACAACTACCAACCCTTCTCGGACCGTGTAGTCCGTGCCTTACACCACGACCTCCGCCTCCTCCACCGATCCGATGACTACTCCACCTTCTTCGTCCTCGGAGCCACCGCAAATGTCTACGCCGTCACCTTATCCGCCACTCCTTACTGCACCTGCCCCGACCGCGCCACTCCTTGTAAGCACATCCTCTTCGTCCTCATCCGCGGCCTCGGCCTCTCCCTCCACGACCCATGTCTTCGTCGTAGAACCCTCCGTCCTTGTCACCTCACCCGCCTCCTCTCTGCCCCGATCTTGCCAGAATGTCTCGCCGGAATATCCCTCCGCCGGAGATTCCACCAGCTGTTCTACGACCGCCGTGGAAGTAGTAGTAGtaatgtaaataataataataatgctccGGTGACAGAATTCGATGAAGGGACGTCGTGTCCAGTTTGCTTGGAGGAGATGGGGAGAGAGGAGAGGGTGGTGGCTTGCGAGAGGTGCCGGAATCCGATTCACGAGGAGTGTTTGCTGACGTGGAAGCGGAGCACTGGGAGGAGGTGGGCTAGCTGTGTGATATGTCGGGCGAGGTGGCGGGACAGGGCTGCCGCCGCCATTAATGCAGACAAGTACTTGAATTTGGCGGCTTATGTTAACGACGAGAACGACGACGTTTCCGCCCATATTGGATGTGATGATACCTGTTCTGGCCGTTAA